Proteins encoded together in one Rossellomorea sp. y25 window:
- a CDS encoding DUF4004 family protein has protein sequence MEADLISKKEVLELTGISYGQLYRWKRKNIIPESWFIKKSSFTGQETFFPREKMLSRIDTIKEMKDDYSLDELSDFFSPNPTKIEISADELPSYNILSEYTLSFCTAFLPVRKGFEFPDILNMLIIEKAKRIQVPREELQTLFLFLHEKFTPLKDSSLELVGLRKEEEYVWMLLPLHSKLLVDHLAQTVLRFDLQQMMEELKITLTNTKGI, from the coding sequence TTGGAGGCAGATCTTATATCTAAGAAGGAAGTATTGGAACTGACCGGAATTTCGTATGGCCAGCTTTACCGTTGGAAGCGAAAGAACATTATTCCGGAGAGTTGGTTTATTAAGAAATCCAGCTTCACTGGTCAGGAAACGTTCTTTCCCAGGGAAAAAATGCTCTCACGTATCGATACAATCAAAGAGATGAAAGATGACTATTCACTGGATGAACTATCCGATTTCTTTTCACCAAATCCAACTAAGATTGAAATCAGTGCAGATGAATTACCTTCGTATAACATTCTGTCGGAATATACCTTATCCTTCTGCACAGCATTTCTACCGGTAAGAAAGGGATTTGAGTTTCCTGATATATTAAATATGTTGATCATTGAGAAGGCGAAAAGGATACAAGTCCCAAGAGAAGAACTGCAAACCTTATTTCTTTTTCTTCATGAGAAGTTCACTCCACTGAAAGATTCTTCCCTTGAACTTGTTGGTCTTCGCAAAGAAGAGGAATATGTATGGATGCTCCTTCCCCTACATTCCAAATTGCTTGTTGACCATTTAGCACAGACTGTATTGAGATTCGATTTACAACAGATGATGGAAGAATTGAAAATCACGTTAACGAATACAAAAGGGATCTAA